Proteins encoded within one genomic window of Chitinophaga parva:
- a CDS encoding bifunctional UDP-N-acetylmuramoyl-tripeptide:D-alanyl-D-alanine ligase/alanine racemase: MYNAESISKILKGELLQQTGSSSIEHLLLDSRKLNFPETSLFIPIVSPRRNAHQYMEEMYRKGVSNFLVSDDVNLAQYPKANIIHVKDTMQALHTLVANHRQQFHIPVIGITGSNGKTTVKEWLYQLLEKDYNIVRSPKSYNSQIGVPLSVWQMKPENELAIFEAGISQPGEMVNLEKIIRPNIGIFTNVGEAHDEGFLNVRQKVNEKLVLFMKSELLIYCKDYPILNECVSSFHNTVGKRDKEDSLQLLSWSRKMEADLRIISVDKNQNHTRIDALYKNEPHFIRIPFIDEGSIENAIHCWALMLHLGKDPEVIRQRMESLTNIAMRLELKQGINNCSLINDSYNSDLGSLSIALDFLQQQQQHPTRTLILSDILQSGKSDASLYEEVAHLLKKRGINKLIGIGKNINHQKKTFQLVENLKSQFYNSTDEFIRDFDPQEFQSETILIKGARIFEFERIGKRLEQKAHQTILEINLSAIEHNVKQFQSYLKPDTKMMAMVKAFSYGSGSFEIANLLQFLGVDYLTVAYADEGVDLRRGGITMPIMVMNPEPSTFDAILQCDLEPEIYSMHVLQQFLEEVRVSGKKEFPVHIKLDTGMHRLGFEQKDIAALAEVLTNTDLVKVKSIFSHLAGSEDPKLDALTRKQGKLFGEMSHELQRALGYAVIRHIVNSAGIYRHPDLQLDMVRLGIGMYGVDSSHEIKDLLRNVSTLKTTVAQVKHLKAGETVGYGATWKAKASAAIATVRIGYADGYPRALSHGKGKMLIHGKLAPVAGIIAMDMLMLDITNIPNVEEGDEVIVFGEALPVDDVAKWAGTIPYEILTGISQRVKRVYFQE, from the coding sequence GTGTATAACGCAGAAAGTATCAGCAAGATCCTCAAAGGAGAATTGTTGCAGCAGACGGGGTCTTCAAGCATTGAACATCTTTTATTGGACAGCAGGAAGCTCAATTTTCCGGAAACCTCTTTGTTTATTCCCATCGTAAGCCCCCGGCGCAATGCCCACCAGTACATGGAAGAAATGTACCGCAAGGGTGTCAGCAATTTCCTGGTGAGCGACGATGTGAACCTGGCACAATATCCAAAGGCCAATATCATCCATGTAAAAGATACCATGCAGGCCCTGCATACCCTGGTGGCCAACCACCGGCAGCAGTTCCACATACCGGTGATCGGCATCACCGGCAGCAATGGGAAAACCACTGTAAAAGAGTGGCTGTACCAACTGCTGGAAAAGGACTACAACATTGTACGCAGTCCCAAAAGCTACAATTCCCAGATCGGGGTGCCGCTTTCCGTGTGGCAAATGAAACCGGAAAATGAACTGGCCATTTTTGAAGCCGGCATTTCCCAACCCGGTGAAATGGTAAACCTGGAAAAGATCATCCGTCCTAACATCGGCATCTTTACCAACGTAGGCGAAGCACATGACGAAGGCTTCCTGAATGTGCGCCAGAAAGTGAATGAAAAGCTGGTGCTCTTCATGAAAAGCGAGTTGCTCATTTACTGCAAAGACTACCCCATCCTCAACGAATGTGTTTCCTCTTTTCATAACACCGTAGGCAAGCGCGATAAGGAAGACAGCCTGCAGCTCCTGAGCTGGAGCCGGAAGATGGAAGCAGACCTGCGCATCATTTCCGTAGATAAGAACCAGAACCATACCCGCATAGATGCGCTCTATAAAAACGAGCCGCACTTTATCCGCATTCCCTTTATTGACGAGGGTTCCATTGAAAACGCCATTCACTGCTGGGCCCTTATGCTGCACCTGGGCAAGGATCCGGAAGTGATCCGCCAGCGGATGGAAAGCCTGACCAATATAGCCATGCGCCTGGAACTGAAACAGGGTATCAATAACTGCTCCCTGATCAATGACAGCTACAACTCTGACCTGGGCTCTCTCAGCATAGCACTGGATTTCCTGCAGCAACAGCAGCAACATCCTACGCGCACCCTCATTCTCAGCGATATCCTGCAAAGCGGCAAAAGCGACGCCTCCCTGTATGAAGAAGTGGCCCACCTGCTAAAGAAACGCGGTATCAACAAGCTCATTGGCATTGGCAAAAATATCAACCACCAGAAGAAAACCTTCCAGCTGGTAGAAAATCTCAAGAGCCAGTTTTACAACAGTACCGATGAATTTATCCGCGATTTCGACCCGCAGGAATTCCAGAGTGAGACCATCCTGATCAAAGGAGCCCGCATCTTCGAGTTTGAGCGCATTGGCAAAAGGCTGGAACAAAAGGCCCACCAGACCATCCTGGAGATCAACCTGAGCGCCATTGAGCATAATGTAAAGCAATTCCAAAGCTACCTGAAGCCGGATACCAAGATGATGGCCATGGTAAAGGCATTCTCTTATGGCAGCGGCAGTTTTGAAATAGCCAACCTGCTACAGTTCCTCGGGGTGGATTACCTCACGGTGGCCTATGCGGATGAAGGCGTGGACCTGCGCCGGGGCGGCATTACCATGCCTATTATGGTGATGAACCCCGAGCCCAGCACCTTTGACGCCATCCTGCAGTGCGACCTGGAACCTGAGATCTACTCCATGCACGTGTTGCAACAATTCCTGGAAGAAGTACGGGTATCCGGCAAAAAAGAATTTCCTGTACACATCAAGCTCGATACGGGCATGCACCGCCTCGGCTTTGAACAGAAAGATATTGCGGCCCTTGCCGAAGTGCTTACCAATACGGACCTGGTGAAGGTGAAATCCATTTTCAGCCACCTGGCCGGCAGTGAAGATCCCAAGCTGGACGCCCTTACCCGCAAGCAGGGCAAACTCTTTGGCGAAATGAGCCACGAGCTGCAGCGCGCCCTCGGTTATGCGGTGATCCGCCACATTGTGAACAGTGCAGGCATTTACCGCCACCCGGACCTGCAACTGGACATGGTGCGCCTGGGCATAGGCATGTACGGGGTAGACAGCAGCCATGAAATAAAAGACCTGCTGCGCAATGTAAGCACGCTGAAAACCACTGTGGCGCAGGTAAAACATCTCAAGGCAGGAGAAACCGTAGGCTACGGCGCCACCTGGAAAGCCAAAGCCTCTGCCGCCATTGCCACCGTGCGCATAGGCTACGCAGACGGCTACCCACGCGCCCTGAGCCATGGTAAAGGCAAAATGCTCATTCACGGCAAACTGGCCCCGGTAGCGGGGATCATTGCCATGGACATGCTTATGCTGGACATCACCAACATCCCCAACGTGGAAGAAGGGGATGAAGTGATCGTGTTTGGCGAAGCCCTCCCCGTGGATGACGTGGCCAAATGGGCCGGCACCATTCCTTATGAAATACTCACCGGCATTTCGCAGCGCGTGAAGCGGGTGTATTTCCAGGAGTAA
- a CDS encoding TerC/Alx family metal homeostasis membrane protein: MTPNQLTYLIFGIVMVLALVFDLGLLSKKTASMSMQKALWQTIFWLGLSAAFCGFMWYENGMNMAISYISAYLMEWSLSIDNIFVFILIFGAFRVRESNIPRVLLIGILIAILLRVIFITVGVALIEKFNWLLYVFGAILVYTGIKMFTAEHETEFDKEQSAVYRFMRKYLRISDGEPAGRFTIRSNGKIYFTILSVVVVMLAVTDIVFALDSIPAVFAISHVPLVVYTSNIFAVLGLRSLFFLLRSAVNKFDYLQHGIAIVLVFIGLKMLAEIFHFTLPIYVSLIVIVVCLVGAILYSLYRSSKTDR, encoded by the coding sequence CCGCCAGCATGAGCATGCAAAAGGCGCTCTGGCAAACGATTTTCTGGCTGGGCCTTTCCGCGGCATTCTGCGGGTTCATGTGGTATGAGAATGGTATGAACATGGCCATCAGCTACATCAGCGCATACCTGATGGAGTGGTCATTGTCTATTGATAACATCTTTGTATTTATCCTGATCTTTGGCGCGTTCCGGGTCCGGGAAAGCAATATCCCCCGGGTGCTCCTGATCGGCATTCTTATTGCGATCTTGCTGCGCGTGATTTTCATCACGGTGGGCGTGGCACTGATCGAGAAATTTAACTGGCTGCTATACGTTTTTGGTGCCATCCTGGTATACACCGGCATTAAAATGTTTACAGCTGAGCATGAAACCGAGTTCGACAAGGAACAAAGCGCGGTGTACCGCTTTATGCGGAAATACCTGCGCATCAGTGACGGGGAGCCGGCCGGCCGCTTTACCATCCGCAGTAACGGTAAGATCTATTTCACTATTTTGTCAGTGGTTGTGGTGATGCTGGCGGTAACGGATATTGTGTTTGCCCTGGATAGTATTCCTGCCGTTTTTGCCATCTCGCACGTGCCGTTGGTGGTGTATACGTCCAATATTTTTGCCGTACTTGGACTTCGCTCTTTATTCTTCTTATTACGCAGCGCAGTAAATAAGTTCGATTACCTGCAGCATGGCATTGCCATTGTGCTGGTGTTCATCGGGCTGAAAATGCTGGCTGAAATATTCCACTTCACCCTGCCCATCTATGTATCGCTGATCGTGATCGTGGTGTGCCTGGTGGGGGCCATTTTATACTCGCTTTACCGAAGCAGCAAAACGGACCGTTAG
- a CDS encoding lipoprotein signal peptidase → MKYKHVIWIVVLVLAADQALKFWVKTHMTMDQEFMVIGNWFRIHFLENPGMAYGLEFGGNFGKILLTLFRLVAVILGFGLMKKLVRENYSNGLLVFGALILAGAAGNLIDSMFYGMIFTDSNYYQVAQFVPNGGGYGHFLHGRVVDMLYFHLYDDVLPNWVPFSGGKHFIFFAPIFNIADASISVGVIAILLFQKKLLHKKTAPMVTDGATVNTASEHTA, encoded by the coding sequence ATGAAATACAAGCACGTCATCTGGATTGTGGTGTTGGTACTGGCAGCAGACCAGGCATTGAAATTTTGGGTAAAGACACATATGACCATGGACCAGGAGTTTATGGTGATCGGCAACTGGTTCCGCATTCACTTCCTGGAAAACCCGGGCATGGCGTATGGCTTGGAATTTGGCGGCAACTTCGGTAAGATCCTGCTCACCCTTTTCCGCCTGGTGGCGGTGATCCTGGGCTTTGGGCTCATGAAAAAACTGGTGCGGGAAAACTATAGCAACGGCCTGCTGGTGTTTGGCGCCCTCATCCTGGCGGGTGCTGCCGGTAATCTGATCGATAGCATGTTCTACGGCATGATCTTCACGGACAGTAACTATTACCAGGTGGCGCAGTTTGTGCCCAACGGCGGCGGCTACGGCCACTTCCTGCACGGCCGCGTGGTAGACATGCTCTACTTCCACCTGTATGACGATGTCCTGCCGAACTGGGTGCCCTTTTCCGGCGGCAAACATTTTATCTTCTTTGCCCCCATCTTTAACATTGCAGATGCCAGCATTTCCGTGGGAGTGATCGCCATCCTGCTGTTCCAGAAAAAATTACTGCACAAGAAAACGGCTCCCATGGTAACAGATGGTGCAACCGTAAACACCGCTTCTGAACATACAGCGTAA